Proteins from a single region of Melanotaenia boesemani isolate fMelBoe1 chromosome 3, fMelBoe1.pri, whole genome shotgun sequence:
- the tacc1 gene encoding transforming acidic coiled-coil-containing protein 1 isoform X3, which yields MGQDEPAVPMDDPLQINVQNLEEQAEHPPQDLTSVPAPDSSSLKEVSQCTAQFSDSSQDTDLIHVADQIPHLGPVTNHASSPEPDLIQSREIDAFSNLEPSEENPQILERNDAQLAQKTKTSTSKPPSLKLKATQDALEEQELPVPKAAYNFDLDKLDDSFNPFTSGGSKIQNSPPPCGPSSLPRLEPLGSSLPVCEASSTAQVDSEMMDRSSETKPVMLEFGVDDGIVSKPPPKKLGVKKTVSKLAAKKQRPKGSDTSCKPDPEPPASEAHSQTVLETVAERLPESISEPVLEQLEKDSSTPVNLDDIPIPKSGTYNFDPSQWDDPNFNPFGSNSKTSSSPVLPKGSYSFDPDNLDDSVDPFKPSKPLSTEDSSCSVSSPETKVKDGGKQKARQAPGEKKVRQIPKKSKDRTVTTSEQVKFLCFLLNTCKVQKYDESQSLVLDVCNQEEDEVVAQTPEITQRVHHATDEEKLASTCMMGQTTDNQKEPEEPECNKAPVKKQPAVDGPEIKIADQLEEKDTFSLKDDISEISMNQIAKMCGSEAPDTAALSQDGTPMSEMDKAGVLTLIREEIITKEIEVNEWKRQYEQSRTEVMEMRKIVAEYEKTVAQMIEDEQQQKSLSCNKSVRQLTLERDQALADLNSVERSFADLFRRYENMKGVLEGFKKNEEVLKKCAQDYLMRIKQEEQRYQTLKIHAEEKLDKANEDIAQVRTKANAESVALNASLRKEQMKVESLERAVLQKNQEIEELTKICDELIAKLGTE from the exons ATGGGCCAGGATGAGCCTGCAGTCCCTATGGATGACCCACTCCAAATAAACGTCCAGAATCTAGAAGAACAAGCAGAGCACCCTCCACAAGACTTGACCTCCGTGCCTGCTCCTGATTCGTCCTCTCTGAAGGAAGTCTCTCAGTGCACAGCTCAGTTTTCTGATTCATCCCAAGACACAGACCTCATCCATGTTGCAGATCAAATCCCACATTTGGGTCCAGTTACAAATCATGCTTCCTCCCCAGAACCAGACTTGATACAGAGCAGAGAAATTGATGCTTTCTCCAATTTAGAGCCCTCTGAGGAGAATCCTCAGATTTTGGAGCGCAATGATGCACAGCTTGCTCAAAAGACTAAAACCAGCACGTCTAAACCCCCATCTCTGAAGCTGAAGGCTACGCAGGATGCGCTTGAGGAACAAGAACTTCCTGTTCCCAAAGCAGCATACAACTTTGACCTCGACAAGCTGGATGATAGTTTTAACCCTTTCACCAGTGGTGGATCCAAAATCCAGAACTCTCCCCCACCATGTGGCCCAAGCTCTCTCCCCAGGCTTGAGCCACTTGGCAGCTCATTGCCTGTTTGTGAGGCCAGCTCGACAGCTCAAGTAGACTCTGAAATGATGGATAGATCATCAGAGACGAAGCCTGTAATGCTGGAGTTTGGTGTGGATGATGGAATAGTCAGCAAGCCCCCTCCAAAGAAACTAGGGGTAAAAAAGACAGTCAGCAAACTTGCTGCCAAGAAGCAGAGGCCCAAAGGATCAGACACTTCCTGCAAACCTGACCCAGAACCCCCAGCATCAGAGGCACATTCTCAAACAGTGTTGGAAACAGTAGCAGAACGGCTCCCAGAGTCTATATCAGAACCAGTTTTAGagcaattagaaaaagactctTCCACACCAGTGAACCTGGATGATATCCCTATTCCTAAGAGTGGAACGTATAATTTTGACCCCAGTCAGTGGGACGACCCAAACTTCAATCCATTTGGTAGTAACAGCAAGACAAGCAGCTCGCCTGTGCTCCCTAAGGGCTCCTACAGCTTTGATCCAGACAATTTAGATGATTCTGTTGACCCTTTTAAACCCTCAAAGCCCCTGAGCACAGAGGATTCATCCTGCAGCGTCTCTTCGCctgaaacaaaagtaaaagatgGAGGCAAACAGAAAGCAAGGCAGGCTCCTGGGGAGAAGAAAGTGAGACAGATTCctaagaaaagcaaagacaGGACAGTCAC GACATCCGAACAAGTCaagtttctctgttttctgtt GAATACCTGTAAAGTACAGAAATATGATGAAAGCCAGTCCTTGGTCCTGGATGTGTGCAATCAG GAAGAAGATGAGGTGGTGGCTCAGACCCCAGAGATCACTCAGCGAGTTCATCACGCCACAGATGAGGAGAAACTGGCCTCCACTTGCATGATGGGCCAAACAACAGACAATCAGAAGGAGCCAGAAGAACCTGAGTGTAATAAAGCACCTGTGAAAAAACAGCCAGCTGTGGATG GTCCGGAGATCAAGATTGCAGATCAGCTGGAGGAAAAGGACACCTTCAGTCTGAAAGATGACATT AGTGAGATATCCATGAACCAAATAGCAAAGATGTGCGGCAGTGAGGCCCCTGATACAGCAGCTCTGTCCCAAGACGGCACCCCCATGAGTGAGATGGACAAAGCTGGAGTGCTGACCCTAATCAGGGAGGAG ATTATAACAAAAGAGATTGAAGTCAACGAGTGGAAGAGGCAATATGAGCAGAGCAGAACAGAAGTTATGGAGATGAG GAAAATAGTTGCAGAATATGAGAAAACTGTTGCACAGATGATCG aggatgagcagcagcagaagagcCTCTCCTGTAATAAGTCGGTCAGGCAGTTGACTTTAGAGCGGGATCAGGCCCTGGCTGACCTCAACTCAGTGGAGCGCTCCTTCGCTGATCTCTTCAGGAGGTATGAGAACATGAAGGGAGTCTTGGAGGGCTTCAAGAAG AATGAGGAGGTGCTGAAAAAGTGCGCACAAGACTATTTGATGCGCATCAAACAGGAGGAGCAGCGATATCAAACCCTCAAAATCCACGCTGAGGAGAAACTGGATAA GGCTAACGAGGACATAGCCCAGGTGCGCACCAAGGCCAACGCTGAAAGTGTGGCGCTTAATGCAAGCCTGAGAAAGGAGCAGATGAAGGTGGAGTCACTCGAAAGAGCAGTTCttcaaaag AATCAGGAAATCGAGGAGCTCACAAAGATCTGTGATGAACTGATTGCCAAACTGGGAACTGAATAA
- the tacc1 gene encoding transforming acidic coiled-coil-containing protein 1 isoform X2 — translation MSWLSPVSWAKWTWTAVRGGEGDEDEEGQEASREREQFGRAEEEEEEERSQGCSSDSEGHFGTPEAATPVHTPPTIPGELENNNTDADKTDLEREENLIVTASVRDQDILLSHNMGQDEPAVPMDDPLQINVQNLEEQAEHPPQDLTSVPAPDSSSLKEVSQCTAQFSDSSQDTDLIHVADQIPHLGPVTNHASSPEPDLIQSREIDAFSNLEPSEENPQILERNDAQLAQKTKTSTSKPPSLKLKATQDALEEQELPVPKAAYNFDLDKLDDSFNPFTSGGSKIQNSPPPCGPSSLPRLEPLGSSLPVCEASSTAQVDSEMMDRSSETKPVMLEFGVDDGIVSKPPPKKLGVKKTVSKLAAKKQRPKGSDTSCKPDPEPPASEAHSQTVLETVAERLPESISEPVLEQLEKDSSTPVNLDDIPIPKSGTYNFDPSQWDDPNFNPFGSNSKTSSSPVLPKGSYSFDPDNLDDSVDPFKPSKPLSTEDSSCSVSSPETKVKDGGKQKARQAPGEKKVRQIPKKSKDRTVTNTCKVQKYDESQSLVLDVCNQEEDEVVAQTPEITQRVHHATDEEKLASTCMMGQTTDNQKEPEEPECNKAPVKKQPAVDGPEIKIADQLEEKDTFSLKDDISEISMNQIAKMCGSEAPDTAALSQDGTPMSEMDKAGVLTLIREEIITKEIEVNEWKRQYEQSRTEVMEMRKIVAEYEKTVAQMIEDEQQQKSLSCNKSVRQLTLERDQALADLNSVERSFADLFRRYENMKGVLEGFKKNEEVLKKCAQDYLMRIKQEEQRYQTLKIHAEEKLDKANEDIAQVRTKANAESVALNASLRKEQMKVESLERAVLQKNQEIEELTKICDELIAKLGTE, via the exons ATGTCTTGGCTGTCACCTGTGTCTTGGGCCAAATGGACATGGACGGCGGTCCGAGGGGGAGAGGgagatgaggatgaagaggggCAGGAAGCCAGCAGAGAAAGGGAGCAATTTGGAAgggcagaagaggaagaggaggaggagagatcTCAAGGCTGCAG TTCTGACTCAGAGGGTCATTTTGGAACTCCTGAAGCAGCAACACCCGTCCACACCCCTCCAACCATCCCGGGAGAACTGGAGAACAACAATACTGATGCAGACAAAACAG ACTTGGAGCGGGAGGAAAACCTGATAGTGACAGCTTCTGTCAGAGATCAGGATATTTTACTCAGCCACAACATGGGCCAGGATGAGCCTGCAGTCCCTATGGATGACCCACTCCAAATAAACGTCCAGAATCTAGAAGAACAAGCAGAGCACCCTCCACAAGACTTGACCTCCGTGCCTGCTCCTGATTCGTCCTCTCTGAAGGAAGTCTCTCAGTGCACAGCTCAGTTTTCTGATTCATCCCAAGACACAGACCTCATCCATGTTGCAGATCAAATCCCACATTTGGGTCCAGTTACAAATCATGCTTCCTCCCCAGAACCAGACTTGATACAGAGCAGAGAAATTGATGCTTTCTCCAATTTAGAGCCCTCTGAGGAGAATCCTCAGATTTTGGAGCGCAATGATGCACAGCTTGCTCAAAAGACTAAAACCAGCACGTCTAAACCCCCATCTCTGAAGCTGAAGGCTACGCAGGATGCGCTTGAGGAACAAGAACTTCCTGTTCCCAAAGCAGCATACAACTTTGACCTCGACAAGCTGGATGATAGTTTTAACCCTTTCACCAGTGGTGGATCCAAAATCCAGAACTCTCCCCCACCATGTGGCCCAAGCTCTCTCCCCAGGCTTGAGCCACTTGGCAGCTCATTGCCTGTTTGTGAGGCCAGCTCGACAGCTCAAGTAGACTCTGAAATGATGGATAGATCATCAGAGACGAAGCCTGTAATGCTGGAGTTTGGTGTGGATGATGGAATAGTCAGCAAGCCCCCTCCAAAGAAACTAGGGGTAAAAAAGACAGTCAGCAAACTTGCTGCCAAGAAGCAGAGGCCCAAAGGATCAGACACTTCCTGCAAACCTGACCCAGAACCCCCAGCATCAGAGGCACATTCTCAAACAGTGTTGGAAACAGTAGCAGAACGGCTCCCAGAGTCTATATCAGAACCAGTTTTAGagcaattagaaaaagactctTCCACACCAGTGAACCTGGATGATATCCCTATTCCTAAGAGTGGAACGTATAATTTTGACCCCAGTCAGTGGGACGACCCAAACTTCAATCCATTTGGTAGTAACAGCAAGACAAGCAGCTCGCCTGTGCTCCCTAAGGGCTCCTACAGCTTTGATCCAGACAATTTAGATGATTCTGTTGACCCTTTTAAACCCTCAAAGCCCCTGAGCACAGAGGATTCATCCTGCAGCGTCTCTTCGCctgaaacaaaagtaaaagatgGAGGCAAACAGAAAGCAAGGCAGGCTCCTGGGGAGAAGAAAGTGAGACAGATTCctaagaaaagcaaagacaGGACAGTCAC GAATACCTGTAAAGTACAGAAATATGATGAAAGCCAGTCCTTGGTCCTGGATGTGTGCAATCAG GAAGAAGATGAGGTGGTGGCTCAGACCCCAGAGATCACTCAGCGAGTTCATCACGCCACAGATGAGGAGAAACTGGCCTCCACTTGCATGATGGGCCAAACAACAGACAATCAGAAGGAGCCAGAAGAACCTGAGTGTAATAAAGCACCTGTGAAAAAACAGCCAGCTGTGGATG GTCCGGAGATCAAGATTGCAGATCAGCTGGAGGAAAAGGACACCTTCAGTCTGAAAGATGACATT AGTGAGATATCCATGAACCAAATAGCAAAGATGTGCGGCAGTGAGGCCCCTGATACAGCAGCTCTGTCCCAAGACGGCACCCCCATGAGTGAGATGGACAAAGCTGGAGTGCTGACCCTAATCAGGGAGGAG ATTATAACAAAAGAGATTGAAGTCAACGAGTGGAAGAGGCAATATGAGCAGAGCAGAACAGAAGTTATGGAGATGAG GAAAATAGTTGCAGAATATGAGAAAACTGTTGCACAGATGATCG aggatgagcagcagcagaagagcCTCTCCTGTAATAAGTCGGTCAGGCAGTTGACTTTAGAGCGGGATCAGGCCCTGGCTGACCTCAACTCAGTGGAGCGCTCCTTCGCTGATCTCTTCAGGAGGTATGAGAACATGAAGGGAGTCTTGGAGGGCTTCAAGAAG AATGAGGAGGTGCTGAAAAAGTGCGCACAAGACTATTTGATGCGCATCAAACAGGAGGAGCAGCGATATCAAACCCTCAAAATCCACGCTGAGGAGAAACTGGATAA GGCTAACGAGGACATAGCCCAGGTGCGCACCAAGGCCAACGCTGAAAGTGTGGCGCTTAATGCAAGCCTGAGAAAGGAGCAGATGAAGGTGGAGTCACTCGAAAGAGCAGTTCttcaaaag AATCAGGAAATCGAGGAGCTCACAAAGATCTGTGATGAACTGATTGCCAAACTGGGAACTGAATAA
- the tacc1 gene encoding transforming acidic coiled-coil-containing protein 1 isoform X1, which produces MSWLSPVSWAKWTWTAVRGGEGDEDEEGQEASREREQFGRAEEEEEEERSQGCSSDSEGHFGTPEAATPVHTPPTIPGELENNNTDADKTDLEREENLIVTASVRDQDILLSHNMGQDEPAVPMDDPLQINVQNLEEQAEHPPQDLTSVPAPDSSSLKEVSQCTAQFSDSSQDTDLIHVADQIPHLGPVTNHASSPEPDLIQSREIDAFSNLEPSEENPQILERNDAQLAQKTKTSTSKPPSLKLKATQDALEEQELPVPKAAYNFDLDKLDDSFNPFTSGGSKIQNSPPPCGPSSLPRLEPLGSSLPVCEASSTAQVDSEMMDRSSETKPVMLEFGVDDGIVSKPPPKKLGVKKTVSKLAAKKQRPKGSDTSCKPDPEPPASEAHSQTVLETVAERLPESISEPVLEQLEKDSSTPVNLDDIPIPKSGTYNFDPSQWDDPNFNPFGSNSKTSSSPVLPKGSYSFDPDNLDDSVDPFKPSKPLSTEDSSCSVSSPETKVKDGGKQKARQAPGEKKVRQIPKKSKDRTVTTSEQVKFLCFLLNTCKVQKYDESQSLVLDVCNQEEDEVVAQTPEITQRVHHATDEEKLASTCMMGQTTDNQKEPEEPECNKAPVKKQPAVDGPEIKIADQLEEKDTFSLKDDISEISMNQIAKMCGSEAPDTAALSQDGTPMSEMDKAGVLTLIREEIITKEIEVNEWKRQYEQSRTEVMEMRKIVAEYEKTVAQMIEDEQQQKSLSCNKSVRQLTLERDQALADLNSVERSFADLFRRYENMKGVLEGFKKNEEVLKKCAQDYLMRIKQEEQRYQTLKIHAEEKLDKANEDIAQVRTKANAESVALNASLRKEQMKVESLERAVLQKNQEIEELTKICDELIAKLGTE; this is translated from the exons ATGTCTTGGCTGTCACCTGTGTCTTGGGCCAAATGGACATGGACGGCGGTCCGAGGGGGAGAGGgagatgaggatgaagaggggCAGGAAGCCAGCAGAGAAAGGGAGCAATTTGGAAgggcagaagaggaagaggaggaggagagatcTCAAGGCTGCAG TTCTGACTCAGAGGGTCATTTTGGAACTCCTGAAGCAGCAACACCCGTCCACACCCCTCCAACCATCCCGGGAGAACTGGAGAACAACAATACTGATGCAGACAAAACAG ACTTGGAGCGGGAGGAAAACCTGATAGTGACAGCTTCTGTCAGAGATCAGGATATTTTACTCAGCCACAACATGGGCCAGGATGAGCCTGCAGTCCCTATGGATGACCCACTCCAAATAAACGTCCAGAATCTAGAAGAACAAGCAGAGCACCCTCCACAAGACTTGACCTCCGTGCCTGCTCCTGATTCGTCCTCTCTGAAGGAAGTCTCTCAGTGCACAGCTCAGTTTTCTGATTCATCCCAAGACACAGACCTCATCCATGTTGCAGATCAAATCCCACATTTGGGTCCAGTTACAAATCATGCTTCCTCCCCAGAACCAGACTTGATACAGAGCAGAGAAATTGATGCTTTCTCCAATTTAGAGCCCTCTGAGGAGAATCCTCAGATTTTGGAGCGCAATGATGCACAGCTTGCTCAAAAGACTAAAACCAGCACGTCTAAACCCCCATCTCTGAAGCTGAAGGCTACGCAGGATGCGCTTGAGGAACAAGAACTTCCTGTTCCCAAAGCAGCATACAACTTTGACCTCGACAAGCTGGATGATAGTTTTAACCCTTTCACCAGTGGTGGATCCAAAATCCAGAACTCTCCCCCACCATGTGGCCCAAGCTCTCTCCCCAGGCTTGAGCCACTTGGCAGCTCATTGCCTGTTTGTGAGGCCAGCTCGACAGCTCAAGTAGACTCTGAAATGATGGATAGATCATCAGAGACGAAGCCTGTAATGCTGGAGTTTGGTGTGGATGATGGAATAGTCAGCAAGCCCCCTCCAAAGAAACTAGGGGTAAAAAAGACAGTCAGCAAACTTGCTGCCAAGAAGCAGAGGCCCAAAGGATCAGACACTTCCTGCAAACCTGACCCAGAACCCCCAGCATCAGAGGCACATTCTCAAACAGTGTTGGAAACAGTAGCAGAACGGCTCCCAGAGTCTATATCAGAACCAGTTTTAGagcaattagaaaaagactctTCCACACCAGTGAACCTGGATGATATCCCTATTCCTAAGAGTGGAACGTATAATTTTGACCCCAGTCAGTGGGACGACCCAAACTTCAATCCATTTGGTAGTAACAGCAAGACAAGCAGCTCGCCTGTGCTCCCTAAGGGCTCCTACAGCTTTGATCCAGACAATTTAGATGATTCTGTTGACCCTTTTAAACCCTCAAAGCCCCTGAGCACAGAGGATTCATCCTGCAGCGTCTCTTCGCctgaaacaaaagtaaaagatgGAGGCAAACAGAAAGCAAGGCAGGCTCCTGGGGAGAAGAAAGTGAGACAGATTCctaagaaaagcaaagacaGGACAGTCAC GACATCCGAACAAGTCaagtttctctgttttctgtt GAATACCTGTAAAGTACAGAAATATGATGAAAGCCAGTCCTTGGTCCTGGATGTGTGCAATCAG GAAGAAGATGAGGTGGTGGCTCAGACCCCAGAGATCACTCAGCGAGTTCATCACGCCACAGATGAGGAGAAACTGGCCTCCACTTGCATGATGGGCCAAACAACAGACAATCAGAAGGAGCCAGAAGAACCTGAGTGTAATAAAGCACCTGTGAAAAAACAGCCAGCTGTGGATG GTCCGGAGATCAAGATTGCAGATCAGCTGGAGGAAAAGGACACCTTCAGTCTGAAAGATGACATT AGTGAGATATCCATGAACCAAATAGCAAAGATGTGCGGCAGTGAGGCCCCTGATACAGCAGCTCTGTCCCAAGACGGCACCCCCATGAGTGAGATGGACAAAGCTGGAGTGCTGACCCTAATCAGGGAGGAG ATTATAACAAAAGAGATTGAAGTCAACGAGTGGAAGAGGCAATATGAGCAGAGCAGAACAGAAGTTATGGAGATGAG GAAAATAGTTGCAGAATATGAGAAAACTGTTGCACAGATGATCG aggatgagcagcagcagaagagcCTCTCCTGTAATAAGTCGGTCAGGCAGTTGACTTTAGAGCGGGATCAGGCCCTGGCTGACCTCAACTCAGTGGAGCGCTCCTTCGCTGATCTCTTCAGGAGGTATGAGAACATGAAGGGAGTCTTGGAGGGCTTCAAGAAG AATGAGGAGGTGCTGAAAAAGTGCGCACAAGACTATTTGATGCGCATCAAACAGGAGGAGCAGCGATATCAAACCCTCAAAATCCACGCTGAGGAGAAACTGGATAA GGCTAACGAGGACATAGCCCAGGTGCGCACCAAGGCCAACGCTGAAAGTGTGGCGCTTAATGCAAGCCTGAGAAAGGAGCAGATGAAGGTGGAGTCACTCGAAAGAGCAGTTCttcaaaag AATCAGGAAATCGAGGAGCTCACAAAGATCTGTGATGAACTGATTGCCAAACTGGGAACTGAATAA